The following proteins come from a genomic window of Neofelis nebulosa isolate mNeoNeb1 chromosome 5, mNeoNeb1.pri, whole genome shotgun sequence:
- the LOC131511523 gene encoding LOW QUALITY PROTEIN: uncharacterized protein LOC131511523 (The sequence of the model RefSeq protein was modified relative to this genomic sequence to represent the inferred CDS: inserted 2 bases in 2 codons; substituted 4 bases at 4 genomic stop codons), with protein sequence MGQTQSTPLSLLVTNFKDVRARGHSLSLDIRKRKLITYCRSEWPTFGVNWPTEGSFCLPVVLKVKSRISLPGKEGHPDQSRYILVWQDLVENPPPWMASFLTAGSCQILAAKPINPLKPLTPTAPPVLPDSXDLLSLDPPPYQIPPFIPQAAPIPAPDPTPPAPAEPPIAQPMEELENREAQPALMPNGGEIQGPAGRTHRRAPHEPGLRLPDSTVALPLREIGPPDGTGNPRLQYWPFSTSDLYNWKTQNARFSDNPKDLIALLGSVMFTHQPTWDDCQQLLRILFTTEERERIQLEARKLVPGDDGQPTANLDLINAAFPLTRPPQDGWDYNTAEGRGRLRIYRQTLMAGLRAAARKPTNLAKVYSVIQGKTESPAAYLERLMETFRQYTPMNPEAPENQAAVVMAFVNQAATDIKKKLQKLEDLEGKQIQDLLRIAQRVYNNRETPEDGQLKATEKMTKVLAAVVQKPLDKDQCAYCKEKGHWARECPKKKKPRHNQKLWQPKTTPALVTQDAEXGRRGSDPLPKPRVTLQVEGNPVQFLVDTGAQHSVLIRPHGKISKKSSWVQGATGIKKYPXTTQGTVDLGNGKVTHSFLVIPDSPCPLLGRDLLTKMGAQIHFTPGGPQVTSPHNQPMTILTLRLEDEYQLHQEPPSQSQNIEPWLQQFQEAWAETGGMGLAKHRPALFIELKPGADPVRVRQYPMSMEARNGITPHIRRLLDLGILRPCHSAWNTPLLPVRKPNSADYRPVQDLREVNRRVMDIHPTVPNPYTLLSALSPERQWYTVLDLKDAFFSLPLXPQSQELFAFEWSDPERGINGQLTWTRLPQGFKNSPTLFDEALHEDLGEYRNQNPEVTLLQYVDDLLIAAETAEACLQGTRNLLRTLGALGYRASAKKAQICRSEVTYLGYLLREGQRWLTDAQKETVLHIPRPTTRRQVREFLGSAGFCRLXIPRFAEMAKPLYLVTREQAPFEWTEETEQAFQQIKLALLSAPALGLPDVSKPFHLFVDENKGVAKAVLTQLLGPWPRPIAYLSKRLDPVVAGWPPCLRMIAATALMVKDADKLTMGQELHVTTPHAIERVLKQPPDRWISNARLVHYQGLLLNPLRIIYAPPRTLNPASLLPDPDLDTPLHDYAEILAQVHGVREDLQDHPLPDAEVTWFTDGSSFVHQGQRYTGAAVTTETETVWAERLPAGTSAQRAELVALTKALTLGKDKRLNVYTDSRYAFATAHIYGAIYRERGLLTAEGKTIKNKEEILALLKALWLPKRLAIIHCPGHQKPITLVAIGNNLADQVAREAALQVDCALMTTLPDPGSASLPENPTYTKEDLNWIQKLPLTQCLNGWWRAADCSIILPEEMGNKVLSKMHRATHMGTRKMQDLIRHARITIRDSRTEIEQIVASCKACQLTNATNHGKNPGSRTRGTRPGAYWEVDFTEVKPGKYGYKYLLVFIDTFSGWTEALPTKHETAQVVAKKMLEDIMPRYGFPTLIGSDNGPAFISKVIQGIAQFIGADWKLHCAYRPQSSEQVERMNRTLKETLTKLTMETGANWVVLLPYALFGVRNSPYKLGLTPFEIMYGVPSPPPIIPNLQSNVLTEFDDHKLLISLRELQHTHQEVWPRLRAIYETAPPTPXPHHYRPRDWVYVRRHKQETLQPRWKGPYIVILTMPTALKVDGIATWIHYTHARPADPFAVREDFVPEANTAWTVDQSKTHPLKLTLHQRPIPAPDP encoded by the exons ATGGGCCAAACGCAGAgcacccctctttccctcctcgtCACCAACTTCAAGGATGTAAGAGCTAGAGGACACAGCTTAAGCCTAGACATTCGCAAAAGAAAGTTGATCACCTACTGCCGCTCTGAATGGCCCACCTTTGGGGTCAATTGGCCTACAGAGGGAAGCTTCTGCCTCCCTGTGGTCCTTAAAGTAAAATCAAGGATTTCCCTACCAGGGAAAGAAGGTCACCCAGACCAGAGTCGCTATATTCTGGTGTGGCAAGATTTAGTGGAAAATCCACCTCCTTGGATGGCCTCTTTCTTAACAGCAGGGTCATGCCAAATCCTAGCGGCTAAACCTATCAACCCTCTCAAGCCGCTAACTCCAACTGCACCCCCTGTCCTCCCCGACAGCTAAGATTTACTTTCTCTCGACCCTCCCCCTTACCAGATTCCCCCCTTTATTCCACAAGCTGCCCCCATCCCTGCTCCTGACCCCACTCCCCCTGCGCCGGCAGAGCCTCCCATAGCCCAGCCGATGGAAGAACTAGAGAATCGGGAGGCTCAACCCGCGCTCATGCCTAATGGGGGCGAAATCCAAGGGCCAGCTGGACGCACCCATAGGCGGGCCCCACATGAGCCAGGACTCCGCCTTCCTGACTCCACCGTAGCTTTACCCTTACGGGAAATAGGGCCTCCTGATGGTACGGGGAACCCCCGACTTCAATACTGGCCCTTCTCTACCAGTGACCTGTATAACTGGAAAACCCAGAATGCCCGATTTTCTGATAACCCTAAAGATTTAATAGCTCTCTTGGGCAGCGTTATGTTCACCCATCAACCCACCTGGGATGATTGTCAGCAACTCCTCCGAATCCTGTTCACCACCGAGGAGCGAGAAAGAATTCAATTGGAAGCAAGAAAGCTGGTGCCTGGAGATGACGGCCAACCCACTGCTAACCTTGATCTCATTAATGCAGCTTTTCCCTTGACCCGACCCCCACAGGATGGCTGGGACtacaacacggcagaaggtaggGGACGGCTGCGCATTTATCGCCAGACTCTAATGGCGGGTCTCCGGGCTGCTGCACGCAAGCCCACTAATTTGGCAAAAGTGTATTCAGTAATACAAGGTAAGACAGAGAGCCCTGCCGCTTATTTAGAAAGATTAATGGAAACCTTCAGACAGTATACCCCCATGAACCCCGAGGCCCCCGAAAATCAAGCTGCTGTTGTAATGGCCTTTGTAAATCAGGCAGCCactgatattaaaaagaaactccagaaacTAGAGGACCTGGAGGGAAAACAGATTCAGGACTTACTCCGCATTGCCCAGCGTGTCTATAATAATAGAGAGACTCCAGAGGACGGGCAACTTAAAGCTACcgaaaaaatgaccaaagtcctGGCCGCTGTTGTCCAAAAGCCCCTGGATAAAGACCAATGTGCCTATTGCAAAGAAAAAGGCCATTGGGCCCGAGAATGccctaaaaagaaaaagccacgtCATAATCAAAAACTGTGGCAGCCAAAAACCACACCTGCCCTCGTCACTCAAGATGCAGAATAGGGAAGACGGGGTTCGGATCCCCTCCCCAAACCTAGGGTAACGCTACAAGTGGAGGGGAACCCAGTGCAATTCCTAGTCGACACAGGGGCACAACATTCGGTCTTGATCAGACCCCAtggaaaaatttctaaaaaatcttCCTGGGTCCAAGGGGCTACCGGAATAAAAAAATATCCCTAGACCACCCAGGGGACTGTGGACCTAGGAAATGGAAAGGTCACCCATTCCTTCCTAGTCATCCCTGACAGCCCCTGCCCCTTATTAGGAAGAGACTTACTCACTAAAATGGGGGCCCAGATTCATTTTACGCCAGGGGGCCCCCAAGTGACTAGCCCTCACAACCAACCCATGACCATACTTACTCTAAGATTAGAAGATGAATATCAACTCCATCAGGAGCCACCCTCGCAAAGTCAAAACATAGAGCCCTGGCTCCAGCAGTTTCAGGAAGCATGGGCTGAAACCGGGGGTATGGGGTTGGCTAAACATCGCCCAGCTCTATTCATAGAGCTGAAACCGGGGGCAGATCCAGTTCGGGTCCGACAATACCCGATGTCAATGGAGGCCAGAAATGGCATCACGCCACATATCCGTCGCCTCCTAGACTTAGGCATCTTGCGTCCCTGCCATTCAGCCTGGAACACCCCCCTGCTGCCTGTACGAAAACCTAACAGTGCGGACTACCGTCCAGTACAAGATCTAAGAGAAGTTAACCGCCGAGTCATGGACATACACCCAACAGTACCCAACCCCTATACCCTCCTAAGTGCCCTCAGCCCAGAAAGACAATGGTATACTGTCCTTGatttaaaagatgcttttttcagCCTGCCTC GCCCCCAAAGCCAAGAGCTCTTCGCCTTCGAGTGGTCCGACCCTGAGAGGGGCATAAATGGACAACTCACCTGGACCCGGCTCCCCCAAGGATTTAAAAACTCACCCACCTTATTCGATGAGGCACTTCACGAGGATCTGGGTGAGTACCGGAATCAAAACCCCGAAGTGACTCTCTTGCAGTACGTCGACGATCTTTTAATCGCCGCTGAAACTGCCGAAGCTTGCTTGCAAGGCACCAGGAACCTTCTCCGGACACTTGGTGCCCTGGGGTACAGGGCTTCAGCAAAGAAGGCCCAAATTTGCAGGTCCGAGGTAACCTACTTGGGGTATCTGTTAAGAGAAGGCCAGCGGTGGCTCACTGATGCACAGAAGGAAACCGTCCTCCACATCCCCCGACCCACAACGCGAAGGCAGGTGAGAGAATTCCTGGGATCGGCCGGGTTCTGCCGCTTGTGAATACCTCGGTTCGCCGAGATGGCTAAGCCTCTTTACCTGGTCACCCGAGAACAGGCGCCCTTTGAGTGGACCGAGGAAACTGAGCAGGCTTTCCAACAAATTAAACTCGCCCTGTTGTCGGCGCCAGCCTTAGGGCTCCCCGATGTCTCCAAACCCTTCCATCTCTTCGTAGATGAAAACAAGGGGGTAGCCAAAGCAGTACTGACGCAACTCCTTGGCCCATGGCCCAGGCCCATTGCCTATCTTTCAAAAAGACTAGACCCAGTAGTGGCTGGCTGGCCCCCTTGCCTCCGTATGATCGCTGCTACAGCTCTAATGGTAAAGGATGCTGATAAGTTAACTATGGGACAAGAGTTACATGTTACAACCCCTCATGCCATCGAGAGAGTCCTCAAACAACCTCCTGACCGATGGATAAGTAACGCCCGACTGGTTCACTACCAGGGACTATTATTAAACCCCCTCAGAATCATTTATGCTCCCCCCCGAACACTAAACCCTGCCTCCCTGCTACCAGACCCAGACTTAGATACCCCTCTCCATGACTATGCTGAGATATTGGCACAGGTTCATGGAGTTCGGGAAGATTTACAGGATCACCCTCTACCAGACGCCGAGGTTACCTGGTTCACTGACGGCAGTAGCTTTGTACATCAGGGTCAAAGGTACACAGGGGCAGCAGTCACAACTGAAACTGAGACTGTTTGGGCAGAGCGTTTGCCAGCTGGCACCTCTGCCCAACGGGCTGAACTTGTGGCCTTAACCAAGGCACTGactctgggaaaagacaagagactAAACGTGTATACCGATAGCAGATATGCTTTTGCTACGGCCCACATATATGGagctatatatagagagaggggaCTGTTAACTGCAGAggggaaaactatcaaaaacaaagaagaaatattggcTCTTTTAAAGGCTCTCTGGCTGCCTAAACGACTAGCCATCATACATTGCCCAGGCCACCAAAAACCGATCACACTGGTGGCCATAGGAAATAATTTGGCTGACCAGGTGGCTCGAGAGGCAGCCTTACAGGTGGACTGTGCTTTAATGACCACCCTACCAGACCCCGGTTCAGCTAGTTTACCAGAAAATCCCACCTACACTAAAGAAGACCTAAACTGGATCCAAAAATTACCTTTAACTCAGTGCCTTAACGGATGGTGGAGAGCAGCAGACTGTAGCATAATTCTcccagaagaaatgggaaataaagtCTTATCCAAGATGCACCGAGCCACTCATATGGGCACCAGAAAAATGCAGGACTTAATAAGACATGCTAGGATCACCATTAGAGACTCCAGGACAGAAATTGAACAGATAGTTGCTAGCTGTAAAGCTTGCCAACTAACTAACGCTACCAACCACGGGAAAAACCCTGGCTCCAGGACCCGCGGAACCAGGCCGGGAGCCTATTGGGAAGTAGACTTCACCGAGGTAAAGCCtggaaaatatggatataaatatttattagtgttTATAGATACCTTTTCAGGATGGACAGAGGCCCTCCCCACCAAGCATGAGACTGCGCAGGTAGTGGCAAAGAAAATGTTGGAAGACATCATGCCCAGGTACGGATTCCCTACCCTAATAGGATCAGACAACGGACCAGCATTCATTTCAAAGGTAATACAAGGGATAGCTCAGTTTATTGGGGCTGATTGGAAACTACATTGTGCATATAGACCCCAAAGCTCAgaacaggtagaaagaatgaatagaactcTAAAAGAGACCTTAACTAAAttgaccatggagactggcgCTAATTGGGTAGTCTTACTCCCCTACGCTCTGTTCGGGGTGCGGAACTCCCCTTACAAACTGGGATTAACCCCCTTTGAAATCATGTATggagtcccctcccccccccccataattcCCAACCTACAGTCTAATGTGTTAACTGAATTTGATGATCATAAACTTCTTATTTCCCTGAGGGAACTCCAGCACACCCACCAGGAAGTTTGGCCCAGACTGAGAGCCATTTATGagaccgccccccccaccc agccccaTCACTACCGACCCAGAGACTGGGTATACGTGCGGAGACATAAGCAAGAGACCCTCCAGCCACGGTGGAAGGGACCCTACATTGTGATCCTGACTATGCCCACCGCTCTCAAGGTCGACGGGATTGCTACCTGGATCCATTACACCCACGCCCGACCAGCTGATCCCTTTGCAGTTCGAGAAGACTTCGTGCCAGAAGCCAACACAGCCTGGACAGTTGACCAGAGTAAGACCCATCCTTTAAAATTAACTCTGCACCAAAGACCCATACCAGCTCCTGACCCATAA